Proteins from a single region of Caldalkalibacillus thermarum:
- a CDS encoding DUF294 nucleotidyltransferase-like domain-containing protein: protein MTKSAVTAHQQLKAGKYTALTLSTGCLNGDGDEDILSAVSQAVTAVKCTEGTPPAAFAWFVMGSAGRGEHLPGSDQDHGLVYDQDDEEIQRYFLALGREISAQLEQKGFPLCIGQVMSSNPRWCRSLSGWDLQLQEWLMEGRWESLRYVLIFMDARTLVGDAQLVYDLRERVYSYCAQNPAILLRLWENTAWLKKGLGLFGQFLTEEKGPHAGAINLKETGLFPYINAARLLAIRESVHETSTVLRLERLYALALYGWLETYQACFKRLMAYRQRAGVTNHPGYIRVTDLSREEKKELKHLIRKGAELYRRTGQWLKRGTVW, encoded by the coding sequence TACACCGCTTTGACACTATCAACAGGCTGTCTCAACGGTGATGGTGATGAGGATATCCTCAGTGCCGTCAGTCAGGCTGTCACAGCTGTGAAATGCACAGAGGGTACTCCGCCGGCTGCTTTTGCTTGGTTTGTGATGGGCAGCGCCGGCCGAGGAGAGCATCTGCCAGGAAGTGACCAGGATCATGGCCTTGTATATGATCAAGATGATGAAGAGATCCAACGCTATTTTCTCGCTCTTGGCCGGGAAATCAGCGCTCAACTTGAACAGAAGGGATTTCCCTTATGTATAGGCCAAGTGATGAGTTCCAATCCAAGATGGTGTCGCTCCTTATCTGGCTGGGACCTCCAACTGCAAGAATGGTTGATGGAAGGGAGGTGGGAGTCATTACGTTATGTCCTGATCTTTATGGATGCCCGCACGCTTGTGGGCGACGCTCAGCTGGTCTATGATTTGAGAGAACGGGTGTATAGCTACTGCGCACAGAATCCCGCCATTTTGCTGCGTCTGTGGGAAAACACAGCATGGTTGAAGAAAGGGCTGGGTCTGTTCGGACAGTTTCTGACTGAGGAAAAAGGTCCTCATGCGGGGGCTATCAATCTAAAAGAAACTGGATTGTTTCCATATATTAATGCCGCACGCCTTTTGGCCATCAGAGAGAGTGTGCATGAAACCTCTACCGTCCTCCGCTTGGAACGTTTGTATGCACTTGCTTTATATGGATGGCTGGAAACATACCAGGCTTGCTTCAAGCGGCTCATGGCCTACCGCCAAAGAGCGGGGGTCACCAATCACCCTGGCTATATCAGGGTGACTGACCTCAGCCGTGAGGAGAAAAAAGAGTTGAAGCACCTGATAAGGAAAGGAGCTGAATTATACCGGCGTACGGGACAATGGTTAAAGAGAGGGACCGTGTGGTGA
- a CDS encoding exonuclease domain-containing protein, translating into MSERVGSHLYAALSSREKREVWPQASFLRQLEKELREENYLKRPLNELPVVVFDVETTGFFPEQGDRILSIGAVRAVGQHILEED; encoded by the coding sequence TTGTCGGAAAGGGTGGGTTCACATCTCTATGCCGCTCTCAGCAGCAGAGAAAAGAGAGAGGTGTGGCCGCAAGCCAGCTTTTTACGCCAGCTTGAAAAGGAGCTGCGGGAGGAGAACTACTTAAAACGGCCCCTGAACGAACTGCCTGTGGTCGTCTTTGATGTGGAGACGACAGGATTTTTTCCTGAACAAGGGGATCGCATCCTGTCCATAGGAGCGGTGCGTGCCGTTGGCCAGCACATTCTGGAAGAGGAT